One Enterococcus silesiacus genomic window carries:
- a CDS encoding RNA methyltransferase, with protein sequence MTTQLLKEGQTIPLKIKRLGINGEGIGYYKKTIVFVPGALPKEDISVEITKIAPRFVEGQLKKIIKAAPERVVPPCPVYEACGGCQLQHLAYPAQLLFKKDLLKQSLNKFRPRNYENYQLPKTIGMKNPWNYRNKAQFQLRKIEGEVEAGLYQADSHRLVPIDDCLVQQPATTKVMNALVELLNKYQLPIYNERKNSGIFRTLMVRVGVKTNEVQVVFITQSVKFPQKKALIEEITQQLPEVVSIMQNVQNKRTSIVMGDETIHVWGKESIEEQINEVTFDLSPRAFFQLNPEQTEVLYNEALKALDLQPNETVVDAYCGVGTIGLSIAKQAKEVRGMDIIPAAIEDAKMNAERLGVTNTHYEVGTAEELLPKWLQSGFKPDAIIVDPPRTGLDQKLLRAILKQPPKKMVYISCNVSTLAKDLVDLAKVFDVNYMQSVDMFPQTARCEVVVKLTKR encoded by the coding sequence ATGACCACACAACTATTAAAAGAAGGACAAACGATTCCTTTAAAAATAAAACGTTTAGGCATCAATGGTGAAGGGATCGGTTATTACAAAAAAACGATCGTATTCGTACCTGGTGCTTTACCAAAAGAAGATATCTCTGTAGAAATCACAAAAATAGCTCCTCGTTTTGTTGAAGGGCAGCTAAAGAAAATCATAAAAGCAGCTCCTGAACGTGTCGTGCCGCCTTGCCCTGTTTATGAAGCTTGCGGTGGCTGTCAGCTGCAACATTTAGCATACCCAGCACAACTACTCTTTAAAAAAGATCTATTAAAACAGTCGCTAAATAAGTTCAGACCCAGAAACTATGAAAATTATCAGCTACCTAAAACGATTGGAATGAAAAATCCTTGGAATTATCGTAATAAGGCGCAATTTCAATTACGGAAAATCGAGGGAGAAGTTGAAGCTGGACTGTATCAAGCAGATTCTCATCGTTTAGTTCCCATTGACGATTGTCTTGTTCAACAACCCGCTACAACTAAAGTAATGAACGCTTTGGTGGAGTTATTGAACAAATACCAATTACCGATTTATAATGAACGAAAAAATAGTGGTATCTTCCGAACGTTAATGGTTCGTGTCGGTGTTAAAACAAACGAAGTTCAAGTTGTTTTTATTACGCAATCCGTAAAATTTCCACAGAAAAAAGCTCTGATCGAAGAAATCACACAACAGCTTCCAGAGGTTGTTTCGATTATGCAAAACGTTCAAAATAAAAGAACATCGATTGTTATGGGTGATGAAACGATTCACGTTTGGGGTAAAGAAAGCATTGAAGAGCAAATCAACGAAGTTACCTTTGATTTATCTCCTAGAGCCTTTTTCCAACTAAACCCAGAACAAACAGAAGTTTTATATAATGAAGCATTGAAAGCTTTAGACCTACAGCCAAATGAAACAGTCGTTGATGCCTATTGTGGTGTGGGAACAATTGGTTTAAGTATCGCTAAACAAGCCAAAGAAGTTCGAGGAATGGATATTATTCCAGCCGCGATCGAAGATGCTAAGATGAATGCTGAGCGCTTAGGTGTGACAAATACCCATTATGAAGTGGGAACAGCTGAAGAATTACTGCCTAAATGGCTTCAGAGCGGTTTTAAACCCGATGCAATCATTGTTGACCCTCCTAGAACTGGATTAGATCAAAAACTACTGAGAGCTATTTTAAAGCAGCCTCCTAAAAAAATGGTTTATATTTCTTGTAATGTGTCGACGCTTGCAAAAGATTTAGTTGATCTAGCCAAAGTCTTTGATGTGAACTATATGCAATCAGTTGATATGTTTCCGCAAACAGCAAGATGTGAAGTTGTTGTGAAATTGACTAAAAGATAA
- a CDS encoding beta-glucosidase, which yields MYQVPTGFPKNFLWGGAVAANQCEGAYEYEGKGTSVADINEFRADLPLEKRSNAEISTSYIEEALNSKTGIFPKRWGINFKETYPTDLKLLGDMGLKLFRTSIDWSRIFPNGDELEPNEAGLLFYDKMIDEIIANGMEPMITLSHYEIPLNLTLNYKGWYSREVVDFFVRYCKVIFDRYQGKVKYWIVINQINLIGHESFNHLGIAEDKVDNLAEAKYQGVHHMMVASALATEYAHQVDGNYEVGMMLCGGPEYAATCEPEDVLATLKINQMQYFFADVLLRGYYPGYAFRYFEEHDIKLEFADGDEAILKNTADYLSFSYYYTQICDAKHDEPYRNKALPANPWGWTIDPLGLRTLLNSFYDRYQCPIYITENGIGCYDKLEEDGSIHDDYRIDYYKAHIEQMREAIRDGVDLRGYCAWGPIDIISCSSSEMSKRYGFIYVDQDDYGKRSQKRYLKDSYDWMKKVIASNGKVL from the coding sequence ATGTATCAAGTACCAACTGGGTTTCCAAAAAACTTTTTATGGGGCGGAGCTGTGGCTGCTAATCAATGTGAAGGAGCGTATGAGTATGAAGGTAAAGGCACAAGTGTTGCTGATATCAATGAATTTAGAGCAGATCTCCCATTAGAAAAAAGATCGAACGCAGAAATTTCCACTAGCTACATTGAAGAAGCCTTGAATAGTAAAACAGGGATTTTTCCTAAAAGATGGGGAATTAATTTCAAAGAAACTTATCCAACGGATTTAAAATTATTAGGAGATATGGGCTTAAAATTATTTAGAACCTCAATCGACTGGTCGCGAATATTCCCAAATGGTGATGAACTTGAACCAAACGAAGCGGGATTGCTTTTTTATGATAAAATGATCGATGAAATTATCGCAAACGGTATGGAACCAATGATTACACTTTCCCACTATGAAATTCCGCTGAATCTTACGTTGAATTATAAGGGATGGTATTCAAGAGAGGTCGTTGATTTCTTTGTTCGTTACTGTAAAGTTATTTTTGACCGCTATCAAGGCAAAGTAAAATATTGGATTGTGATCAATCAGATCAATTTGATCGGTCATGAATCATTTAATCATTTAGGAATTGCTGAAGATAAGGTAGATAATCTTGCGGAAGCGAAATATCAAGGGGTTCATCATATGATGGTCGCATCAGCTTTAGCGACTGAATATGCACATCAAGTCGACGGAAATTATGAAGTAGGGATGATGCTTTGTGGCGGTCCGGAATATGCGGCAACCTGTGAGCCAGAAGATGTTTTGGCAACACTGAAAATCAATCAAATGCAGTATTTTTTTGCTGATGTACTATTAAGAGGCTACTATCCAGGGTATGCGTTTCGCTATTTTGAAGAACATGATATTAAGCTAGAATTTGCTGATGGGGATGAGGCTATTCTGAAAAATACGGCAGATTATCTGTCATTTTCGTATTACTATACACAAATTTGCGATGCAAAACATGATGAACCTTATCGAAATAAAGCTCTACCAGCAAATCCTTGGGGCTGGACGATCGATCCACTTGGGCTAAGAACATTACTGAATTCTTTTTATGACCGCTATCAATGTCCGATCTATATCACCGAAAATGGTATTGGCTGTTATGATAAACTAGAAGAAGACGGAAGTATTCACGATGATTATCGGATCGATTATTACAAAGCTCATATCGAACAAATGAGAGAAGCAATCAGAGATGGTGTTGATCTTAGAGGCTATTGTGCTTGGGGGCCGATCGATATTATTAGTTGCTCTTCTTCTGAAATGAGTAAAAGATACGGATTTATTTATGTAGATCAAGATGATTATGGAAAAAGGAGTCAAAAACGTTATTTGAAAGATAGCTATGATTGGATGAAAAAGGTGATAGCTAGTAATGGGAAAGTACTTTAG
- a CDS encoding PTS lactose transporter subunit IIA: protein MDDVLSQQAMKIILFAGDARVNCKNALVATEKNDFETAAAEMKVAKTNITEAHKIQTQAIQSEMGEEVTQHEHSLLFTHAQDTLMTIYSEINLANHLIKIAKQLNDRLILLEKN from the coding sequence ATGGACGATGTATTGTCACAACAAGCGATGAAAATTATTTTATTCGCAGGAGATGCCAGAGTCAATTGTAAAAATGCCCTTGTTGCAACTGAAAAGAATGATTTTGAAACGGCTGCAGCAGAAATGAAAGTTGCCAAAACGAATATTACTGAGGCACATAAAATTCAAACGCAAGCGATTCAAAGTGAAATGGGCGAAGAGGTAACCCAGCATGAGCATTCTTTGCTATTTACACATGCGCAAGATACATTGATGACGATCTATAGCGAAATCAATCTGGCTAATCACTTAATCAAAATAGCCAAACAACTCAATGATCGTTTAATATTACTCGAAAAAAATTAA
- a CDS encoding protein-N(pi)-phosphohistidine--sugar phosphotransferase: MNKLIFWLENSFSPKMNKVNNNPWIVSIKDSIMQTLPFIFLGSIFSMLAILNEYFPALPSFWVPFGWTMGKISLFVAFLIPFNLMEKKRLRKQRIVAGMSGLVLFLMIISPQIEKDGVIGFGHDALGAGGMFVAIVAGLIAGFVLVTLGKFTFFKEESVIPDFVRAWFDSMLPIGLIIIFGWVVVLIMKVDLYNIVLSIFMPLSSFMESPGGFVGMMFLICFLYSMGISTWVLTPVVQPVLLKAIAENIALVQNGTASVETLNLVTSSTLYSAYLWIGGIGCTMPLVLMMMRAQSKKISALGKACIVPSIFNINEPVIFGAVAWNPLLMIPMWLQGIILPIVIYIFTKVIPFAPIPKVQFELWYCPFPFATWFTTGTITGIILMLVIFALSTAIWYPFFKAYDDQETKAENQALKEV, encoded by the coding sequence ATGAATAAGTTGATCTTTTGGTTGGAAAATAGCTTCTCACCTAAAATGAATAAAGTGAATAATAATCCTTGGATCGTCAGTATCAAAGATTCAATCATGCAGACATTGCCGTTTATTTTCCTAGGTTCGATTTTTTCGATGTTGGCCATTTTGAATGAGTATTTTCCAGCTCTTCCAAGCTTTTGGGTACCATTCGGCTGGACGATGGGAAAAATTTCGCTATTCGTCGCTTTCTTGATTCCGTTTAATTTAATGGAGAAAAAAAGATTGCGCAAGCAAAGAATCGTCGCTGGAATGAGCGGATTAGTTTTGTTTTTGATGATTATTTCACCGCAGATCGAGAAAGACGGTGTGATTGGTTTTGGTCATGATGCATTAGGAGCTGGCGGGATGTTTGTTGCGATAGTTGCCGGATTGATTGCTGGATTTGTCTTGGTTACGTTAGGAAAATTCACATTCTTTAAGGAAGAATCAGTGATTCCAGATTTTGTCAGAGCTTGGTTTGATTCTATGCTGCCGATTGGGCTTATTATCATTTTTGGCTGGGTCGTTGTTTTGATCATGAAAGTGGATCTATATAACATTGTTTTAAGTATTTTTATGCCATTATCAAGCTTTATGGAGTCTCCTGGAGGCTTTGTGGGGATGATGTTTTTAATTTGTTTCCTGTATTCAATGGGGATTTCTACTTGGGTTTTGACACCTGTCGTTCAGCCGGTTTTGCTAAAAGCAATTGCCGAAAATATCGCACTCGTTCAAAATGGCACAGCCTCTGTAGAAACGTTAAATTTAGTTACCAGCAGTACTTTATACTCAGCGTATCTGTGGATCGGCGGAATTGGTTGTACGATGCCACTGGTTCTAATGATGATGCGGGCTCAATCTAAGAAAATTAGTGCATTAGGCAAAGCGTGTATCGTACCATCTATTTTTAATATCAACGAACCTGTGATTTTTGGTGCTGTTGCTTGGAATCCATTATTGATGATTCCAATGTGGCTTCAAGGGATTATTTTGCCGATTGTGATTTACATTTTTACAAAGGTGATTCCATTTGCACCGATTCCTAAAGTTCAATTTGAATTGTGGTATTGTCCGTTTCCATTTGCTACTTGGTTTACGACTGGGACGATTACAGGAATTATCTTGATGCTAGTCATTTTTGCGCTATCTACCGCTATTTGGTATCCATTTTTTAAAGCATATGATGATCAAGAAACAAAAGCTGAAAATCAAGCGTTGAAGGAGGTTTAA
- a CDS encoding PTS sugar transporter subunit IIB — protein sequence MSELNVLLVCGSGASSGFMAANMRKAAKVKNLDMSIVARSESEIENYIEEIDALMVGPHLEYIIDEIDEIIHGFPVKVILMKKEYYATLNGDAAIEHLLSSLKEDE from the coding sequence ATGAGTGAATTAAATGTATTATTAGTCTGCGGATCGGGTGCCAGCAGCGGATTTATGGCTGCCAATATGCGTAAGGCAGCAAAAGTGAAAAATTTAGATATGAGTATTGTAGCAAGAAGTGAATCGGAAATTGAAAATTATATTGAGGAGATCGATGCCTTGATGGTGGGGCCTCATCTTGAGTATATCATTGATGAAATCGATGAAATTATTCATGGGTTTCCAGTAAAAGTTATTCTGATGAAAAAAGAGTATTATGCAACACTGAACGGAGATGCTGCTATCGAGCATTTGCTAAGTTCGTTAAAAGAAGATGAATAA